The Heyndrickxia vini genome contains a region encoding:
- a CDS encoding dihydroorotate dehydrogenase — MAPSKKLEKHVFGVQFPSSVGLSGKIDPKLSGLKAFQNLGFGFMEIGPVSILGSSEKEALQIDQKKEQISGYSERIPLSKVKEKLASLKKKKVPFFIRVEGTLQESKQICEELDPFSDGFIINSHTFHSVNEYIFLREQINKPILLAYSAESFTDSNNLENYHPDGILLEESHSLDRLQHALIAIKKVHKDIPIITSGGVREPADAIRLLDSGASLILLGFEYVFTGPGLPKRINEACDNRFPKEPVKVEGWIWYWLFGLAITVAGFIALFFSMTRIILPYDESFLDIFRNDILRFNPAILYFMAHDRMTLSGTMISGGFIYMQLARHGIRYGVHWARKAVNIAGLVGFLGIFLFIGYGYFDWLHGLFWLILLPLFIIGYVKSRNATEASSSTNLFNHQYWKLSLIGQLSFVLLGASLALGGVVISFIGASSVFVPTDLTYLCLSPEALNEFNDRLIPVIAHDRAGFGSALLSVGLLVMMLALWGIREGERWVWWSFTIGAIPAFSAGIVTHFIIAYTDFVHLLPAYFAVFLYLVGVVCTAPFLLKRN, encoded by the coding sequence ATGGCACCTTCTAAAAAACTAGAGAAGCATGTATTTGGGGTACAGTTTCCATCTTCAGTTGGATTAAGTGGCAAAATTGATCCGAAATTATCCGGACTAAAAGCTTTTCAAAATCTCGGTTTTGGTTTTATGGAAATTGGCCCAGTTTCAATTCTGGGTTCATCAGAGAAAGAAGCACTACAGATTGATCAAAAAAAGGAACAAATTTCGGGATATAGCGAAAGGATACCGCTATCAAAAGTCAAAGAGAAACTCGCCTCTTTGAAAAAAAAGAAAGTACCATTTTTTATAAGGGTAGAGGGAACGCTCCAAGAATCAAAGCAGATTTGTGAAGAGCTCGATCCTTTTAGTGATGGATTCATTATAAACAGTCATACTTTTCATTCGGTTAATGAATACATTTTTTTACGTGAGCAAATAAATAAACCTATTTTATTAGCTTATTCAGCCGAAAGTTTTACTGACAGTAATAACCTAGAAAACTACCATCCAGATGGAATATTACTTGAAGAAAGCCATTCACTTGATAGGCTACAGCATGCACTTATTGCTATAAAGAAAGTACATAAGGACATACCAATTATCACTTCGGGTGGAGTAAGAGAACCAGCAGATGCTATCAGATTACTAGATAGTGGAGCTTCCCTTATTTTGCTGGGATTTGAATACGTGTTTACCGGACCCGGTCTCCCTAAGAGAATTAATGAAGCTTGCGACAATAGATTTCCGAAGGAACCTGTGAAGGTTGAAGGATGGATTTGGTATTGGTTGTTTGGTTTGGCGATTACAGTAGCCGGTTTTATCGCTCTGTTTTTTAGTATGACGAGGATTATTCTTCCATATGATGAATCTTTTTTAGACATCTTTAGAAATGATATTTTACGTTTCAATCCCGCCATTTTATACTTTATGGCACATGACCGGATGACACTTTCAGGAACGATGATTTCAGGTGGATTTATTTACATGCAGCTTGCAAGGCATGGAATCAGATATGGCGTTCATTGGGCAAGAAAAGCGGTAAATATAGCAGGGCTGGTTGGTTTTCTTGGTATCTTCTTATTTATCGGTTACGGTTATTTCGATTGGCTTCATGGATTGTTTTGGCTTATATTATTACCTTTATTTATTATTGGATATGTAAAATCTAGAAATGCAACAGAAGCATCATCTAGTACTAACCTTTTCAATCATCAATACTGGAAGTTGAGTTTAATCGGGCAACTATCTTTTGTCCTATTAGGCGCTTCATTAGCTCTTGGAGGTGTTGTCATTTCTTTCATTGGTGCATCAAGTGTCTTTGTACCAACGGATCTTACCTACTTATGTCTATCTCCAGAAGCGCTGAATGAATTTAATGACCGCTTAATCCCTGTTATTGCGCATGACCGGGCCGGATTTGGAAGTGCCCTACTAAGTGTAGGTTTACTCGTAATGATGCTTGCCTTATGGGGAATTCGCGAGGGAGAAAGATGGGTTTGGTGGAGTTTCACAATTGGTGCCATTCCAGCTTTTTCAGCGGGAATTGTCACTCATTTTATTATCGCATATACTGATTTTGTTCACTTATTACCTGCCTATTTTGCAGTATTTCTATACTTAGTAGGTGTCGTTTGTACAGCACCATTTTTATTAAAAAGAAATTGA
- a CDS encoding MMPL family transporter, which yields MSKIIKGRWAIIAIWLIATILLTIIQPDINAILRQKGQEGTSANSPSVIADNILKKMDTTKGTNNLIVFYDKNKISNDEMKKIGDAVKSLNDSRQELGITDMIDPFSMPDAKSTLVSKDGTTLMVSYKLDKKDREIDDIQKQFNSKLKDVPVEYYLSGEDFINNDYLKASQAGVEKSAALTVIFILVVLIIAFRSVVTPLISLVAVAFSYLVSMGIAAQLIDKANFPITSLTQMLLVLILFGVGTDYNILLFNRFKEELSHGHSVDDSIINTYKTAGKTIAYSILTVFIAFLALVFSESPIYKSGVVVVIGVTILLLEILTLTPFIMKVLGNKLFWPSKNVGGHKENKFWGKTSSLATKHPIIITIIILLIIGPMVYFHQEKLNFDTVGELGNKYPSSKAINLISDHFGKGQSMPATVVIENDKALDNNESLAVIDNVTERLKGLKGVKQVSSVTQPQGEIIDDFYVDRQMESVTDGVSQTQDGVDQIHDGLKEAQEKLGSADFSKVNQMVDGTAKLQDGVSALTKGLKQIQAGIDDGSSNPQTIAGGLATIESNLSKMSSGVDVLAENYRKMQAGYKEMGTHYQEAAQALLGVKGALSQMQSMVTALGKSYPNVQSDANYQGLKQTIDQLSSSLSPITPKSIKALNDNYNTVTAGFATANKNLASMSSGLSQMSDGLKKLKDGLGKASSGIGTIATNMNTVNDGLGQMKTGQQQLVDGLNGFNVFGENLTDVNDGLKEISNGLGQTNGYLTQLNSNKTFFIPKEALTNKDFKKSLDAFMTKDRKITKMIVILNDDPYSTEALNTIEKINTTVSDGLKGTLLSGAKSGTSGSSATTKDMNDVLSRDLNKTTIIVIIGVLIVLFVVIRSFWTPVFITASLVGAYYAAMFITNYIFIDLQGYEGLSSFVPFFSFIIIVALGVDYSIFLMMRFKEYPHMTTKEAIVLASKQIGGVIISAVIILGGTFATLMPSGMVLLSELAIAVITGLIVLCFILLPIFVPALMVLPDALAHSVSRKKGENLRLEKNNVRSNIN from the coding sequence GTGAGCAAAATTATTAAGGGCCGTTGGGCCATAATTGCAATATGGCTGATTGCAACTATATTGCTAACAATCATTCAGCCAGATATCAATGCAATATTGCGGCAAAAAGGGCAGGAAGGAACAAGTGCTAATAGTCCTTCAGTGATAGCAGATAATATCCTGAAAAAAATGGATACTACGAAGGGGACCAATAACCTTATCGTTTTTTACGATAAAAATAAAATTTCAAATGATGAAATGAAAAAAATTGGTGATGCAGTAAAGTCACTTAATGATAGTCGTCAAGAGCTTGGGATTACCGACATGATTGATCCTTTCAGTATGCCTGATGCAAAAAGCACTTTAGTTTCTAAAGATGGTACGACCTTAATGGTAAGCTACAAACTTGATAAAAAAGATAGAGAAATAGACGATATACAAAAACAGTTTAATAGCAAACTTAAGGATGTACCTGTTGAATATTATCTTAGCGGTGAAGATTTTATTAATAATGATTATCTAAAAGCATCTCAAGCAGGTGTGGAGAAGAGTGCTGCATTAACAGTCATCTTTATTCTAGTAGTGCTGATCATTGCCTTTAGGTCAGTTGTTACTCCTTTAATATCCTTAGTAGCTGTTGCCTTTTCCTATCTTGTTTCCATGGGAATCGCGGCCCAATTAATTGATAAGGCAAATTTCCCGATAACAAGCCTTACCCAAATGCTTTTAGTCCTTATTCTCTTTGGTGTAGGTACGGATTACAATATCCTGCTTTTTAATCGATTTAAGGAAGAATTATCACATGGACATTCGGTAGATGACTCGATTATTAATACGTATAAAACGGCAGGAAAAACAATTGCATATAGTATACTCACTGTATTTATTGCTTTCCTTGCGCTTGTTTTTTCCGAATCGCCAATTTATAAATCCGGTGTTGTTGTAGTTATTGGTGTAACCATCCTATTACTTGAAATTTTGACATTAACCCCTTTCATTATGAAAGTGTTAGGCAATAAGCTTTTCTGGCCTTCCAAAAATGTTGGTGGTCACAAAGAAAACAAATTCTGGGGAAAAACATCCTCGTTAGCTACTAAGCATCCGATAATAATCACAATTATTATCTTACTAATCATAGGGCCAATGGTATATTTTCATCAAGAAAAGCTAAACTTTGATACCGTTGGGGAACTTGGAAATAAATATCCTTCTTCCAAAGCAATTAATTTGATTTCCGATCATTTTGGAAAAGGACAGTCCATGCCTGCAACAGTCGTTATTGAAAATGACAAAGCGCTTGATAATAATGAGTCGCTTGCAGTTATAGATAATGTAACAGAAAGACTCAAAGGTCTTAAAGGAGTGAAACAGGTTTCTTCGGTCACACAGCCTCAAGGGGAGATAATTGACGATTTTTACGTTGATAGACAAATGGAGTCTGTTACAGACGGCGTATCACAAACTCAAGACGGTGTGGATCAAATACATGATGGATTGAAGGAAGCGCAAGAAAAGCTCGGATCAGCAGACTTTTCTAAAGTAAACCAAATGGTTGATGGGACGGCTAAGCTCCAGGATGGAGTGAGTGCTCTAACCAAAGGACTGAAACAAATCCAAGCTGGTATTGATGATGGATCAAGTAATCCGCAAACGATAGCAGGCGGTTTAGCTACGATAGAATCGAATCTTTCAAAAATGAGCAGTGGAGTAGATGTGTTAGCTGAAAATTATAGAAAGATGCAAGCCGGTTATAAGGAGATGGGTACCCACTATCAAGAAGCAGCACAGGCACTTCTTGGTGTGAAAGGTGCACTTTCGCAAATGCAATCAATGGTGACTGCATTAGGAAAAAGTTATCCGAATGTGCAGAGTGATGCTAATTACCAAGGATTAAAGCAAACAATCGACCAGTTATCCTCGTCTTTAAGTCCAATTACACCTAAAAGCATAAAAGCATTAAACGATAATTACAATACAGTAACTGCCGGTTTTGCTACAGCAAATAAAAATCTTGCTAGTATGAGCAGTGGCTTATCTCAAATGTCAGATGGGTTGAAAAAACTGAAAGATGGACTTGGAAAGGCATCATCAGGAATCGGTACAATCGCAACAAATATGAATACGGTAAATGATGGGCTTGGGCAGATGAAAACGGGTCAACAGCAGCTTGTAGATGGACTCAATGGGTTCAACGTCTTTGGGGAAAATTTAACAGATGTAAATGATGGGTTAAAAGAAATCTCTAACGGTCTTGGACAAACGAATGGTTATTTAACTCAACTTAATTCGAATAAAACATTCTTTATTCCAAAGGAAGCTTTGACGAATAAGGATTTCAAAAAATCATTAGATGCTTTCATGACGAAAGATCGAAAAATCACGAAAATGATCGTGATACTTAACGATGATCCATATTCTACTGAAGCTTTAAATACGATTGAGAAAATTAATACGACGGTTTCCGATGGACTAAAAGGCACACTGCTTTCTGGTGCCAAAAGTGGCACATCTGGATCAAGTGCCACAACTAAAGATATGAATGATGTATTGTCAAGAGATTTAAATAAGACAACAATCATCGTCATAATAGGCGTATTAATTGTATTGTTCGTTGTTATACGATCTTTCTGGACACCGGTTTTCATTACAGCATCACTTGTTGGAGCATACTATGCGGCTATGTTCATTACAAACTATATTTTCATAGATTTGCAGGGGTATGAAGGTCTTTCTTCCTTTGTCCCATTCTTCTCCTTTATTATCATTGTAGCTTTAGGAGTAGACTATAGCATATTCTTAATGATGCGCTTTAAGGAATACCCTCATATGACGACTAAAGAGGCAATTGTGTTAGCGTCTAAGCAGATTGGCGGAGTAATTATATCAGCAGTTATCATACTTGGTGGAACCTTTGCTACACTTATGCCTTCGGGAATGGTACTCTTATCTGAATTAGCCATAGCAGTTATTACAGGCTTAATTGTACTTTGCTTTATATTACTTCCTATTTTTGTACCGGCATTGATGGTCCTTCCGGATGCCCTTGCACATTCAGTGTCCCGGAAAAAGGGTGAAAATTTACGCTTAGAAAAAAACAATGTACGTTCGAATATCAACTAA
- a CDS encoding MarR family winged helix-turn-helix transcriptional regulator: MDKADFIRESIDFLHRYLMKSLQKTAEEHGVTIPQVRVIGDVFAHNTVSIKQLSQNLKMTQSTVSDIVERLTSKGFLVKTPNAKDKRLVDISLSPELAEGINGSISEIANMSLIGALSLLSPDEQEIVEKGMGLLVSAVKEKMKADGMDNYDFFDVLFLEKPNMGDTI, translated from the coding sequence ATGGATAAAGCAGATTTTATTCGTGAATCAATTGATTTTTTACATCGCTATCTGATGAAAAGTCTTCAGAAAACGGCGGAGGAGCATGGCGTGACCATTCCTCAAGTAAGAGTTATTGGCGATGTGTTTGCCCATAATACTGTAAGCATTAAACAACTCTCTCAAAATCTTAAAATGACACAAAGTACGGTTTCAGATATTGTTGAAAGACTTACTTCAAAAGGGTTTCTCGTGAAAACACCTAATGCAAAGGATAAACGTTTAGTGGATATTTCCTTGTCACCTGAACTTGCGGAAGGCATTAACGGAAGCATCTCTGAAATTGCAAATATGTCATTAATCGGTGCACTAAGTCTTTTGAGCCCGGATGAACAGGAGATTGTGGAAAAGGGAATGGGATTGTTAGTTTCAGCTGTTAAGGAAAAAATGAAGGCAGATGGAATGGATAACTATGATTTCTTTGATGTGTTGTTCTTGGAAAAGCCAAACATGGGAGATACTATATAA
- a CDS encoding YbjQ family protein, which produces MIIVTTEKIANHKVTEVKGPVFGLTVRARGIGKDIVASLKGLVGGEINQYTEMLEDARKQAIDRMVENARAMGANAIIMMRFDSGEIGQNMSEIVAYGTAVIVEEE; this is translated from the coding sequence ATGATTATCGTAACAACAGAGAAAATTGCTAATCATAAAGTTACCGAAGTGAAGGGTCCAGTATTTGGGTTAACTGTTCGAGCAAGGGGTATCGGGAAAGATATCGTTGCTTCGTTGAAAGGTCTTGTAGGCGGAGAAATTAATCAGTATACGGAAATGTTGGAGGATGCCAGAAAGCAAGCGATCGATCGCATGGTGGAAAACGCCAGAGCAATGGGCGCGAACGCGATCATTATGATGCGCTTTGACTCTGGTGAAATCGGCCAAAATATGAGTGAAATCGTTGCGTATGGAACAGCCGTTATTGTAGAAGAAGAATAA
- the proP gene encoding glycine betaine/L-proline transporter ProP, whose translation MSKIPGVKKNPKRRLKKDDITVVDTKAAKKAVVATALGNAMEWFDFGIYSYLAVTIGKVFFSGTAGSLQLVFSFATFAVAFLVRPIGGMFFGMLGDKLGRKKILTITLVLMSFSTLCMGLIPSYAKIGNLAPILLLLARLVQGFSAGGEYSGAMTFIAESSPDKKRGFFSSGLEVGTLVGYIGGSAIVTILSYILGPDKMLDWGWRIPFFIAAPMGLIGLYLRNNLEESPVFEAMNEGKDKEKEKGLIKKVFVYHWPQLLKGVVLVLFFNVVDYMLLSYMPSYLNVVLGYGETVGLLFILIIMFIMIPIVLFMGYISDRVGNKRIILSGLIGIVILSIPAFKMIGSGSYTTVFFGLMILAILLATFEATMPSMLPSLFFTEVRYVALAITFNISVSLFGGTTPLVMAWLIKVTNNPMVPAYYIMAACLIGILTMIFVKETTGKALRGSAPAVEEKHEIADILENPQEAIWWKEEKVTIDEKIADSDNEK comes from the coding sequence TTGAGCAAAATTCCGGGGGTTAAAAAAAATCCTAAAAGAAGACTAAAAAAGGATGATATTACGGTTGTTGATACAAAAGCGGCAAAAAAAGCGGTGGTGGCTACTGCCCTTGGAAATGCGATGGAGTGGTTTGATTTTGGAATTTACTCTTATTTAGCTGTAACGATAGGAAAGGTGTTTTTTTCGGGCACAGCTGGTTCGTTACAATTAGTATTTTCATTTGCTACTTTTGCTGTAGCATTTCTCGTTCGTCCTATTGGCGGAATGTTTTTTGGTATGTTGGGTGATAAGTTAGGAAGAAAAAAGATATTAACGATCACTTTAGTGTTAATGTCTTTTTCTACTCTATGTATGGGTTTGATTCCGAGCTATGCAAAGATTGGAAATTTGGCTCCAATTCTTTTGCTTTTAGCCAGACTGGTTCAGGGATTTTCCGCGGGCGGTGAATATTCGGGTGCCATGACTTTTATCGCTGAATCCTCTCCCGATAAAAAAAGAGGCTTCTTTTCAAGCGGTTTAGAAGTGGGAACATTAGTTGGATACATCGGTGGATCCGCTATTGTGACGATTCTGAGTTATATACTTGGACCAGATAAGATGCTTGATTGGGGATGGCGTATCCCGTTTTTTATTGCTGCTCCGATGGGACTGATAGGTCTTTATTTGAGAAATAATTTAGAGGAATCCCCTGTCTTTGAAGCAATGAATGAAGGGAAAGACAAAGAAAAAGAAAAAGGCTTAATAAAAAAAGTTTTTGTATATCATTGGCCGCAACTGCTTAAAGGTGTAGTTTTAGTTTTATTTTTTAATGTTGTCGACTACATGTTGCTATCATATATGCCGTCTTATTTAAATGTTGTGTTAGGTTATGGAGAAACAGTTGGTCTTTTGTTCATTTTGATTATTATGTTTATCATGATTCCGATCGTTTTATTTATGGGCTATATCAGTGACCGAGTGGGGAATAAACGCATTATTTTAAGTGGATTAATAGGTATAGTTATTCTGTCCATCCCAGCATTCAAGATGATCGGAAGTGGAAGTTATACGACCGTGTTTTTTGGACTAATGATATTAGCTATTCTTTTAGCTACATTCGAAGCAACCATGCCGTCTATGCTGCCTTCCTTATTTTTTACAGAAGTAAGATATGTCGCCCTTGCCATTACTTTTAATATTTCGGTTTCCTTATTTGGTGGAACAACGCCATTGGTTATGGCGTGGCTTATAAAAGTGACAAATAACCCAATGGTTCCAGCTTATTATATTATGGCTGCTTGTTTAATTGGTATTTTGACAATGATTTTTGTGAAAGAAACGACGGGGAAAGCGCTAAGAGGTTCTGCTCCGGCAGTAGAAGAGAAACATGAAATTGCAGATATTTTAGAGAATCCACAAGAGGCAATTTGGTGGAAAGAAGAAAAAGTAACTATTGATGAAAAAATCGCTGATTCAGATAATGAAAAATAA
- a CDS encoding Ig-like domain-containing protein, whose amino-acid sequence MKKRIISLLVVFALCSTLFFKVNVNAESTNQTIKSDTGKEALNYNVINGSKGDLLKKLAGNTVSNDGEHKLLGDYLFEKEPNNTFETANDLPLKTYVVGTYDSSYTDVDVYKVVIKSDGLLKVKTTAGKSNYTLASAILHDENGNLQEKAAMQYEDSGTISEYNVTSGIYYITAFNSENSINVPYILSTSFRPEVYAPKVKSISDRDTKITGSAVTNSKVYLFANKKPLNNGTLVCDSKFSVKIKPLKAGTKVTAYQVYSGYKSEVVTLTVSDKTPPKTLKVNKITSKTKTITGKTEASASVEVKKGKKLLGKAKANKKGVYKIKIKQQKKGTTLTIIAKDKAKNAKTIKVKVK is encoded by the coding sequence TTGAAAAAGAGGATTATAAGCTTATTAGTAGTATTTGCGCTTTGCTCTACACTTTTTTTCAAAGTGAACGTCAATGCTGAATCGACCAATCAAACGATAAAAAGCGACACAGGTAAAGAAGCACTTAATTACAATGTAATAAATGGATCAAAAGGGGATTTATTGAAAAAATTAGCTGGAAATACTGTTTCAAATGATGGAGAACACAAACTTTTAGGAGATTATCTCTTTGAAAAAGAACCTAATAATACGTTTGAAACCGCAAATGATCTACCCCTAAAAACATATGTAGTAGGAACATATGACAGCAGTTATACTGATGTTGATGTTTATAAAGTTGTGATCAAATCTGATGGTCTTCTTAAAGTTAAGACAACGGCTGGTAAGAGCAATTACACTCTCGCTTCAGCCATTTTACACGATGAGAATGGAAATCTTCAAGAGAAGGCCGCAATGCAGTATGAAGATAGTGGAACAATATCCGAGTACAATGTTACTAGTGGAATTTACTATATTACTGCATTTAATTCGGAAAACTCAATAAATGTACCTTATATATTAAGTACTTCTTTTCGTCCAGAGGTTTATGCACCGAAAGTAAAATCTATAAGTGACCGAGATACTAAAATAACCGGAAGTGCCGTTACAAATTCAAAGGTATACCTATTTGCAAATAAGAAACCATTAAATAACGGTACACTTGTTTGTGATAGTAAATTTTCCGTCAAGATAAAACCTTTAAAGGCGGGAACGAAAGTAACTGCATATCAAGTATATTCTGGTTATAAAAGTGAAGTGGTTACACTTACAGTAAGTGATAAAACCCCTCCGAAAACATTAAAGGTGAATAAGATAACATCAAAAACGAAAACAATTACCGGAAAAACGGAGGCCTCAGCTTCAGTTGAAGTGAAAAAGGGAAAAAAATTATTGGGCAAGGCAAAAGCAAATAAAAAAGGTGTATATAAAATAAAAATTAAACAACAGAAAAAAGGAACAACATTAACGATAATTGCAAAAGATAAAGCAAAAAATGCAAAAACAATCAAAGTGAAAGTAAAGTAA